The Flavobacterium sp. 123 genome contains a region encoding:
- the folE gene encoding GTP cyclohydrolase I FolE gives MIVKQTRSYEKIEQYDTEITEALSQNYKSIIENLGEDVNREGLEKTPERVAKAMQFLTHGYGLDPLEILTSALFSEDHQQMIVVKDIEVYSMCEHHMLPFFGKAHVAYIPNGKIVGLSKIPRIVDAYARRMQVQERLTDQIKDCIQEALNPLGVAVVIEAQHMCMQMRGIQKQNSVTTTSSFTGAFEKDKTRKEFISLVANKLS, from the coding sequence ATGATAGTAAAACAAACAAGGAGTTACGAAAAAATTGAACAATATGATACGGAGATAACGGAAGCATTATCTCAAAACTACAAATCTATTATAGAAAATTTAGGCGAAGATGTAAATCGAGAAGGTCTTGAAAAAACACCAGAAAGAGTTGCTAAAGCCATGCAATTTTTAACCCATGGTTATGGATTAGATCCTTTAGAAATACTGACATCCGCTTTGTTCTCTGAGGATCACCAACAAATGATTGTGGTAAAAGATATTGAAGTCTATTCGATGTGTGAGCATCATATGCTACCGTTTTTTGGAAAAGCACATGTAGCGTATATCCCGAATGGAAAAATTGTTGGGTTGAGCAAAATCCCTAGAATTGTTGATGCGTATGCGCGTAGAATGCAAGTACAAGAACGCTTGACTGACCAAATCAAAGATTGTATTCAGGAAGCTTTGAATCCTCTAGGAGTAGCTGTAGTAATTGAAGCGCAACACATGTGCATGCAAATGCGTGGCATTCAAAAACAAAATTCAGTAACTACAACTTCATCATTTACTGGTGCGTTTGAAAAAGACAAAACCAGAAAAGAATTTATTAGTTTAGTAGCAAACAAATTGAGCTAA
- a CDS encoding SDR family NAD(P)-dependent oxidoreductase, whose protein sequence is MKNIVIIGGSKGIGNAILLQQLETNKVYNISRTPAEISHPNLTHFSLDALHDALPEIENIDTLIYCPGSITLKPIGSLAIDDFRNDFEINVIGAVKVIQKYLPALKKGINPSIILFSTVAAKLGMPFHASIATAKAGVEGLVKSLGAELAATVRVNAIAPTITETSLSAGILRNDRMKENMIERHPMKSYLKPEEVASMANFLISEHAKSISGQVFEMDYGIVSFKI, encoded by the coding sequence ATGAAAAACATTGTCATCATTGGCGGAAGCAAAGGAATTGGAAATGCCATTTTGCTACAACAATTGGAAACGAATAAAGTGTACAATATCAGCAGGACTCCAGCTGAAATTTCACATCCAAACTTAACCCATTTTTCTTTGGACGCATTACATGACGCGCTGCCTGAAATAGAGAATATAGATACCTTGATTTATTGTCCAGGTTCCATAACGCTAAAACCTATTGGCAGTTTAGCTATTGATGATTTCAGAAATGACTTTGAAATCAATGTAATTGGCGCCGTAAAAGTCATTCAAAAATATTTGCCTGCATTAAAAAAAGGCATAAATCCATCCATTATTTTATTCAGTACTGTAGCCGCAAAATTAGGAATGCCTTTCCACGCAAGTATTGCAACTGCAAAAGCTGGAGTTGAAGGATTAGTAAAATCCTTAGGAGCTGAATTAGCTGCAACAGTTCGAGTTAATGCGATTGCTCCTACTATAACAGAAACATCACTTTCAGCAGGAATTCTTAGAAATGATCGCATGAAAGAAAATATGATAGAACGCCATCCAATGAAAAGTTACTTGAAACCAGAAGAAGTGGCAAGTATGGCAAATTTCCTGATTTCTGAACATGCTAAATCAATATCTGGTCAAGTTTTTGAAATGGATTATGGCATTGTAAGCTTTAAAATATAA
- a CDS encoding TIGR03643 family protein — protein MKKELTDLEIDRIIEMAWEDRTTFDAILLQFGLKEQEVIDLMRTEMKPSSFRMWRERVQGRKTKHEKLRAFREGRFKCSMQRQINNNKISKR, from the coding sequence TTGAAAAAAGAACTTACCGATTTAGAAATAGACCGAATCATAGAAATGGCTTGGGAAGACCGAACCACATTTGATGCTATTTTATTGCAATTTGGATTAAAAGAACAAGAAGTGATTGATTTGATGCGTACAGAAATGAAGCCATCAAGTTTTAGAATGTGGAGAGAAAGAGTTCAAGGTCGCAAAACAAAGCATGAAAAATTAAGAGCATTTAGGGAAGGACGTTTTAAATGCAGTATGCAAAGACAAATTAATAATAATAAAATTTCGAAAAGGTAA